GCGGAGGAATGATGTAGCTCAGATTAGGAAGGAGAGAAAGGTTAATGGGAGTGAATAAAGCATATCAAGCATACCAAAATAATGCTGTAAACACGGCTTCTGGTGGAGAGTTAACGTTAATGCTATATAATGGGTGCATGAAATTTATCAAGCAGGCAATAAAAGATATGAATGATAATAACTTTGAAGCGAAAAATATAAATATCCAAAAAGCGCAAAATATTATTCAGGAACTTATGATCACATTAGATCGGAAAATTGAAATCTCAAAGCAAATCCTGCCATTATATGAATTTATGCAATTCCAGTTAAAAGAAGCAAACATTAAAAATGATGTTAAAAAGCTGGAAGAGGTATTGGAATTTGTAACAGAGTTCCGCGATACATGGAAACAAGTGATACTGAAAAATCGTCAACAGCAATTTGCAAAAGGCGCCTCTGTATAATGAACAGAGTAGAGTCAGTTTATGAGTTGACGATGCAAATGAAGCAGCTTCTAAATCGAGAGATTACAAGTAAAACAAGAGAGTCGATCATTGAACAATTGACAACGTTGATTACACAGCGCGGAATTTCCATGGAAGCATTAAATCCACCCTATACAGAGGCTGAAAAACAACTTGGAAAAGTGCTCGTGCAAGTTAACGATGAAATACAACTGAAAATGCAGTCGCTGTTCACGGATTTAAAAAAAGAGATGAAGCAGGTTAAAATGCAAAAAAAATCAAACCAATCCTATACCAATCCATATAAAAATGTCCAAACAATAGACGGAATGTTTATGGATAGTAAAAAATGATGTGTACGCTGTACACATCATTTTATTATAAATGTACTTCTTTGTTTCTATTGATACATTTTTGTAAATTATATTAATAAAATGTAAACCCTTAAACTATTGGTATCAAGCACTTTGTAGATGTTTTTACAAAAAACAACAAATTTTTCGGAAGGTTTAAGCAGGAAAAGTTTGTGGTAACGTAGTATAATGAAACTATAAAGAATAAAGGAGGACACTTTTATGAAGTTTAACATTCGTGGTGAAAATCTCGAGGTGACTGGGGCAATTAAGGAATACGTCGAAAAAAAAATCAGCAAGTTAGAAAGATATTTTGATGAAGCTCCAACGTCAGATGTACATGTGAATTTAAGTGTCTATAATGATGAACAACGAATAGAAGTAACTATTCCGATGACAGAGCTATTATTACGTGGTGAAGTTCAACATATTGATTTATATGCAGCTGTGGATCTTGTTGTAGATAAACTAGAAAGACAGATTCGTAAACATAAAACTAAAATAAACCGTAAGTTCAGACAAAAAGGCGCACCTAAATATGCGTTTGCTGAAATGGAAAAAAGCGCAAATAGTGCTGAAGAAGAAAGCGATGAAATAGAAATTGTAAGAACTAAACGATTTAATTTAAAACCAATGGATTCAGAAGAAGCAATTCTGCAAATGGATATGCTTGGTCATGAGTTCTTTGTTTTTACAAATGACCAATCTGGTGATACAAATGTTGTGTATCGCCGAAGAGACGGCAAATATGGATTAATTGAACCGAATGTATTTTAAATATTACCTAAAAGGCGTCCTCTTATGAGGTCGCCTTTTTATAAACATAATGTTTTTAAATGACTGGAACTAGTGTCGAAAAATGTAGAACGAAAAGCTGTTTTTGTATTTCATTGTTACTTTTTATATAAAAATGCAGCAATTCACCTCGTTTTTTTGTTATAAATCAGTTTTTGCCAGAGAAAATTGTCGAATACAAGTCAGAAATTTAAAAATGGCTATTAGTCTTTAGGTCTAATTATGTGATATAAATGAGTCAAATGAACCAGGAGGTATCTATGTGTGAATGAAGAAGATGAACAAAGGTTTTTGGCATTAGTGGCACAAGTACAACAGCATGAAACTGCGATTACTCAGCTGCTTGAAATTCTTGCAGCTACCAACCGAAAAGTTACAGAGTTTTTCTCAGGACAAGATAAATAAGTGTAAAGTCCTAAGTAATACTCTCCCCGATTTTCCCCTTCCTTAAAGAAAGCAGACTACCCCCAGTCTGCTTTCTTTTTTATAATATAGGCCTATATAATGCCTAGTCAGTTGTCATACATTATTGTAAAGTGTTATGATAAGTAGTGGATTATAGTATTGATTTCTTTGGCAAATAGAAAGTATAGAACTTTCCTATTTATATAGTGCAATGAAGAGCATTCTCTCAGGAGGCTTGCACTCCAAAGTATAAGGGCTTCTAAGAAAGCAGAACACTTTCGTAAGTATCCCTTTAATGAATGTCGAGTTTTCTAAAGGAGCGTTTAACATATGGCTGGATTTTTAACAAAAATTTTTGGTGATGGTAACCAAAAGCAATTGAATCGAATACAAAAAAAGGTAGATCAGATAGAAGCATTGGAAGCGGAGATAGAAAAACTTTCCGATGCAGAATTACAAGGTAAAACGAATGTATTTAAAGAACGTATTGCAAACGGTGAAACACTTGATGATTTACTTGCTGAAGCATATGCGGTTGTCCGTGAGGCATCTCGACGTGTTCTTGGAATGCGGCCATTTACATCACAGCTTATAGGTGCAGTTGCCTTGCATGAAGGCAATATTGCAGAAATGAAAACGGGGGAAGGTAAAACACTTGCTTCTACAATGCCAGCATACTTAAATGCATTGTCCGACAAAGGTGTTCATATAATTACTGTCAATGAATATTTGGCGGAACGTGATGCTACTGAGATGGGCAAGCTGTATAACTTCCTTGGATTAACCGTGGGGTTAAACGGCAACGGCCTGTCAAAGGAAGAAAAAAGAGAAGCTTATGCAAGTGATATTACGTACGGAACAAATAATGAATTTGGTTTCGACTATCTCCGGGATAATATGGTTTTATATAAAAACCAAATGGTACAGCGTCCTTTGAATTTTGCTATTATTGATGAGGTTGACTCAATTTTAATTGATGAAGCAAGAACACCGCTTATTATCTCGGGGTCGGCTAAGAAGTCAGCTGCGCTTTATCAGCAAGCAGATGGATTTGTATCAACCTTATCGAAAGAGACAGACTATACCTATGATGAAAAAACAAAGGGTGTTCAATTAACAGAAGAAGGAATTAATAAAGCAGAGAAATATTTTTCCATTGAAAATTTATTTGATCTGAATAACGTATCTCTGACCCATCACATTAACCAAGCATTGAAGGCTCATGCATCCATGCATCGAGACGATGATTATATGGTGGAAGATGGAGAAGTTGTTATTATAGACCAGTTCACTGGGCGTAAAATGAAAGGTCGTCGTTATAGTGATGGACTTCATCAGGCAATTGAAGCGAAAGAAGGCCTGCAAATTCAAAATGAAAGCATGACACTTGCTTCTATTACATTCCAGAATTTCTTCCGAATGTACAATAAACTATCAGGTATGACAGGTACAGCAAAAACAGAAGAGGAAGAATTTAGAAATATTTATAATATGGATGTAATTGCGATTCCTACGAATAAGCCAATTGCCCGCGAAGATCGTGCTGATTTGATTTATAAGTCAATGGAAGGCAAGTTTCGTGCAGTAGTTGAAAATATTAAGGAAAGACATACATTAGGTCAGCCTGTATTGGTTGGTACAGTTGCCGTGGAAACTTCAGAGCTGATTTCCAAGCTATTGAAGAAAGCCGGCGTAAAGCATGAAGTATTAAACGCGAAAAACCATTATCGAGAAGCGGAAATCATTGAGACTGCTGGACAAAAAGGGTCCGTTACAATTGCGACAAATATGGCTGGACGTGGAACTGATATTAAGCTTGGCGAAGGTGTGAAGGAACTTGGTGGACTCGCTGTTGTAGGTACAGAGCGTCATGAGTCACGACGAATCGACAACCAGCTTCGAGGTCGTTCTGGTCGTCAAGGAGACCCTGGTGTAACGCAATTTTACTTATCAATGGAAGATGAACTAATGCGTCGCTTTGGTTCGGATAACCTAAGAAACATGATGGAAAAACTGGGTATGGATGATACGCAGCCAATTGAAAGTAAAATGGTATCCAAAGCTGTTGAATCGGCTCAAAAACGAGTGGAAGGAAACAACTTTGATGCTCGTAAAACGGTCTTATCCTATGATGATGTACTCCGCGAACAGCGTGAAATTATTTATAAACAACGTTTTGAAGTGATTGATGCAGATGAAAATATTCGAGAAATTATTGAAAATATGCTGCAATCATCCATTGATCGAGTTGTAGGGACACATACACAGGACGATGATGAAGAAAATTGGGATTTAAAAGCAATTGTAGAGTATGTGCACGGTAATTTACTGGATCCGGAAGATCTTTCTGAAGGAGATTTAAGAGAAAAAGAAGCTGAAGAAATTTCTGCATTGATTATGGAAAAAGTGCGTAAACGCTATGATCAGAAAGAAGAGGAGCTTACTCCTGAGCAATTCCGCGAATTTGAGAAGGTTATCGTTTTACGAGCAGTGGATTCTAAATGGATGGATCATATTGATCAAATGGATCAGCTACGTCAAGGTATCCATTTACGTGCATATGGA
This region of Oceanobacillus sp. FSL K6-2867 genomic DNA includes:
- a CDS encoding flagellar protein FliT; amino-acid sequence: MNRVESVYELTMQMKQLLNREITSKTRESIIEQLTTLITQRGISMEALNPPYTEAEKQLGKVLVQVNDEIQLKMQSLFTDLKKEMKQVKMQKKSNQSYTNPYKNVQTIDGMFMDSKK
- the fliS gene encoding flagellar export chaperone FliS, translating into MGVNKAYQAYQNNAVNTASGGELTLMLYNGCMKFIKQAIKDMNDNNFEAKNINIQKAQNIIQELMITLDRKIEISKQILPLYEFMQFQLKEANIKNDVKKLEEVLEFVTEFRDTWKQVILKNRQQQFAKGASV
- the secA gene encoding preprotein translocase subunit SecA, whose protein sequence is MAGFLTKIFGDGNQKQLNRIQKKVDQIEALEAEIEKLSDAELQGKTNVFKERIANGETLDDLLAEAYAVVREASRRVLGMRPFTSQLIGAVALHEGNIAEMKTGEGKTLASTMPAYLNALSDKGVHIITVNEYLAERDATEMGKLYNFLGLTVGLNGNGLSKEEKREAYASDITYGTNNEFGFDYLRDNMVLYKNQMVQRPLNFAIIDEVDSILIDEARTPLIISGSAKKSAALYQQADGFVSTLSKETDYTYDEKTKGVQLTEEGINKAEKYFSIENLFDLNNVSLTHHINQALKAHASMHRDDDYMVEDGEVVIIDQFTGRKMKGRRYSDGLHQAIEAKEGLQIQNESMTLASITFQNFFRMYNKLSGMTGTAKTEEEEFRNIYNMDVIAIPTNKPIAREDRADLIYKSMEGKFRAVVENIKERHTLGQPVLVGTVAVETSELISKLLKKAGVKHEVLNAKNHYREAEIIETAGQKGSVTIATNMAGRGTDIKLGEGVKELGGLAVVGTERHESRRIDNQLRGRSGRQGDPGVTQFYLSMEDELMRRFGSDNLRNMMEKLGMDDTQPIESKMVSKAVESAQKRVEGNNFDARKTVLSYDDVLREQREIIYKQRFEVIDADENIREIIENMLQSSIDRVVGTHTQDDDEENWDLKAIVEYVHGNLLDPEDLSEGDLREKEAEEISALIMEKVRKRYDQKEEELTPEQFREFEKVIVLRAVDSKWMDHIDQMDQLRQGIHLRAYGQNDPLREYQMEGFAMFEAMVASIEEEVSKYIMKAQIRENLQRQEVVKNTQAVAGGQEAKKKVRKPYVKKQSVGRNDPCPCGSGKKYKNCHGN
- the raiA gene encoding ribosome-associated translation inhibitor RaiA, which codes for MKFNIRGENLEVTGAIKEYVEKKISKLERYFDEAPTSDVHVNLSVYNDEQRIEVTIPMTELLLRGEVQHIDLYAAVDLVVDKLERQIRKHKTKINRKFRQKGAPKYAFAEMEKSANSAEEESDEIEIVRTKRFNLKPMDSEEAILQMDMLGHEFFVFTNDQSGDTNVVYRRRDGKYGLIEPNVF